A genomic segment from Triticum dicoccoides isolate Atlit2015 ecotype Zavitan chromosome 1A, WEW_v2.0, whole genome shotgun sequence encodes:
- the LOC119356020 gene encoding uncharacterized protein LOC119356020 produces the protein MATKGSPRRCCNRRRKKRAPPSRDEPAPSGPTSVHHIPDHLLELVLLRVGTPLALLRAASTCKRWRRVVFTDGAAFLARFGRSLRAAHVPGHYHVDGGNSGPVFVPDPSAADGLNRRHFSLDFLPAVPDGSLPWELADSRGGLLLLYRRDVVYYRMGRMWDGDAGYLQFPDMVVCDPLTRRCQGILYWEEMWSDPCLGLFLLDGDAAGETAGGSFIGMSNFRVVAVVYESHVFGNNRGAPRACVSSSGRDGGWRQKTAASGDVSIPEYNLISFAGRARSSLFWRMEREGSVLALDDATIQFSLITFPCTVVGTPEESSAFRVIGGDDGAVRVVRVMANNDLTVFRQLDSSSEWVVEKLVRLPEATRGLPGREETYFQRSAKIAAMTTKHVLVTPQEETWIFSVDLETLEVDRAHERNRYAGAAYPFELPWPPALRVDHRRHRSRMDLTV, from the coding sequence ATGGCGACCAAGGGATCACCACGTCGCTGCTGTAACCGCCGGCGCAAGAAGAGAGCGCCGCCGTCGAGGGACGAGCCGGCCCCGTCCGGTCCAACCAGCGTGCACCACATCCCCGACCACCTCCTCGAGCTCGTGCTCCTGCGCGTGGGCACGCCCCTCGCCCTCCTCCGCGCCGCGTCCACGTGCAAGCGCTGGCGCCGCGTCGTCTTCACGGACGGCGCCGCGTTCCTGGCCCGGTTCGGCCGCTCCCTCCGCGCGGCCCACGTCCCCGGCcactaccacgtcgacggcgggaaCAGCGGCCCGGTCTTCGTGCCGGACCCCTCAGCGGCCGACGGCCTCAACAGGCGCCACTTCTCCCTCGACTTCCTCCCGGCCGTCCCCGACGGCTCGCTGCCCTGGGAGCTCGCCGACAGCCGCGGTGGCCTCCTTCTGCTCTACAGGAGGGACGTTGTCTACTACCGGATGGGTAGAATGTGGGACGGGGACGCCGGGTATCTCCAGTTCCCCGACATGGTCGTCTGCGACCCGCTCACGCGGAGGTGCCAGGGGATCCTCTACTGGGAGGAGATGTGGTCCGACCCGTGTCTCGGTCTGTTCCTGCTCGACGGCGATGCCGCCGGCGAGACTGCAGGTGGTAGCTTCATCGGCATGTCCAACTTTCGGGTGGTCGCCGTGGTCTACGAAAGCCATGTTTTCGGGAATAACCGTGGCGCTCCCCGTGCATGCGTGTCCTCCTCTGGCCGCGACGGCGGCTGGCGGCAGAAGACGGCGGCCAGCGGCGACGTCTCCATCCCAGAGTACAATTTGATCAGCTTCGCAGGGCGAGCGCGTTCGTCACTCTTCTGGCGGATGGAGCGCGAGGGCTCCGTGCTGGCTCTCGATGATGCCACCATCCAGTTCTCGCTCATCACGTTCCCGTGTACCGTCGTGGGGACACCGGAGGAATCTTCAGCCTTCCGGGTcatcggcggcgacgacggcgcggTGCGCGTTGTACGCGTGATGGCCAACAATGACCTCACGGTGTTTCGGCAGCTCGACAGCAGTAGCGAGTGGGTGGTGGAGAAACTCGTGAGGCTGCCGGAGGCGACCCGCGGGCTGCCGGGGCGCGAGGAGACGTATTTCCAGCGATCAGCAAAGATTGCTGCGATGACTACAAAGCATGTCCTCGTGACGCCGCAGGAGGAGACCTGGATTTTCTCCGTCGACCTCGAGACGCTGGAGGTGGATCGGGCGCATGAGAGGAACCGGTATGCCGGTGCAGCGTACCCATTCGAGCTGCCATGGCCACCGGCCCTGCGAGTTGACCATCGCCGGCATCGTAGCAGGATGGATTTAACGGTTTAA